The Poecilia reticulata strain Guanapo linkage group LG13, Guppy_female_1.0+MT, whole genome shotgun sequence genome has a segment encoding these proteins:
- the tmem160 gene encoding transmembrane protein 160, which translates to MAFLTLFVRRQLPQAVSYFARVVELGRPGCGGGGAPLRRLHGSARQRVGDKGPWGKSQRGPEQPLQQYHLTDLDKADALMLRKSHETGFLSWFRNGLLATGIGVIAFVQSEVGREAGYAFFILGGVCVSFGGASYVGSLFALRRLMLLSVPALLLQGTVVGTVALFWLCAVSLYIGRLEVEIIHEDEEGDGGEDDGECRECRERREQRGHRGSQDSEDSGSKGQNK; encoded by the exons ATGGCTTTCCTGACTCTCTTCGTGAGAAGGCAGCTGCCGCAGGCCGTCAGCTACTTCGCTCGCGTAGTGGAGCTGGGCCGGCCCggctgcggcggcggcggagcCCCGCTGCGGAGGCTGCATGGCTCGGCGCGGCAGCGGGTGGGGGACAAGGGGCCGTGGGGCAAGAGCCAGCGGGGTCCGGAGCAGCCACTGCAGCAGTACCACCTCACAGACCTCGACAAGGCGGACGCTTTG ATGCTGAGGAAGTCGCATGAAACAG GGTTCCTGTCGTGGTTCAGGAACGGCTTGCTGGCGACTGGGATTGGAGTCATCGCTTTTGTCCAGAGTGAAGTGGGACGGGAAGCAGGATACG CCTTCTTCATCCTGGGAGGCGTCTGCGTGTCGTTTGGCGGCGCGTCCTACGTTGGCAGCCTCTTCGCCCTGCGGAGGCTGATGCTGCTGTCTGTGCCAGCTCTGCTGCTCCAGGGCACCGTGGTGGGCACCGTCGCCCTCTTCTGGCTCTGCGCCGTATCGCTGTACATCGGCCGCCTGGAGGTGGAGATCATCCACGAGGACGAGGAGGGGGACGGCGGGGAGGACGACGGAGAGTGCCGGGAGTGCCGCGAGAGGCGGGAGCAGCGAGGTCACAGAGGCTCCCAGGACAGTGAGGACAGTGGCAGCAAGGGCCAAAACAAATAG